A window from Pseudomonas frederiksbergensis encodes these proteins:
- a CDS encoding methyl-accepting chemotaxis protein codes for MTRDGSLVAASSAPVLLPKNLWLTPTLQSIALMLLLCGMTLGGWSLYLGLPLAVLIIWLPRLRSRALPEATPVDSASAIAELTRDLSYTTSHNALSAAGVAFSVKQLADKLQSQLGAAAQIVSNAEVMIATEQATSTLSREALSAASEAHRSSAAGRTELIESIARMHQLSQRASNSRELIEALSLRSDDIQRVTLVIQSIASQTNLLALNAAIEAARAGEHGRGFAVVADEVRGLAARTATATGEVGDMVADIQQRTAQVVEQIRQLSSDLDTGVEQVEHTGQHLENIARLAAGVESQVGEIAKGADTNREQLDSLFHAIEQMRSDLAISDQQTQRLAQAAVQMEGQAETISERLAEVGLDDYHQRVYDLAREGASQIAARFEADIDEGRVSLDDLFDRNYQTIPGTSPAKYQTRFDRYADQVLPAIQEPLLPRHEGLVFAIACTQQGYVPTHNKVFSQPLTGDAQVDTLQNRTKRKFADRTGIRCGSHQQAVLLQTYTRDTGELMHDLSVPIMLKGRHWGGLRLGYKPESPR; via the coding sequence ATGACGCGTGACGGATCTCTGGTTGCAGCATCGTCTGCACCCGTGCTTTTGCCGAAAAACCTTTGGTTGACGCCGACCCTGCAAAGCATCGCCCTGATGCTGTTGTTGTGCGGCATGACGCTGGGCGGCTGGTCGCTTTACCTTGGCCTGCCATTGGCCGTGCTGATTATCTGGCTACCTCGCTTGCGCTCGCGCGCCCTCCCTGAGGCAACCCCCGTCGACAGCGCCAGTGCAATTGCCGAGTTGACTCGCGATCTTTCCTACACCACCAGTCATAACGCGTTGTCTGCCGCCGGTGTGGCCTTTTCGGTCAAGCAACTGGCCGACAAACTGCAGTCGCAACTCGGTGCTGCAGCGCAAATTGTCAGCAACGCCGAAGTGATGATCGCGACCGAACAAGCCACCTCGACACTCAGCCGGGAAGCCCTCAGTGCGGCCAGTGAGGCTCATCGGAGCAGCGCGGCAGGGCGTACGGAGCTGATCGAGTCGATCGCCCGTATGCATCAACTCAGTCAGCGCGCCAGTAACAGCCGGGAACTGATCGAAGCCCTGAGCCTGCGCAGTGATGATATCCAGCGGGTCACCCTGGTGATCCAGTCCATCGCCAGCCAGACCAATCTGCTGGCATTGAACGCGGCTATCGAGGCGGCCCGGGCCGGCGAGCACGGTCGCGGATTTGCGGTGGTGGCCGATGAGGTTCGCGGTCTGGCCGCGCGCACGGCGACGGCTACTGGCGAAGTCGGGGACATGGTCGCTGATATTCAGCAACGCACCGCGCAAGTGGTGGAGCAGATCCGTCAATTGTCCAGCGACCTCGACACCGGGGTCGAGCAGGTCGAGCACACCGGTCAGCATCTGGAGAACATTGCGCGTCTGGCTGCCGGCGTCGAAAGCCAGGTGGGGGAAATAGCCAAGGGCGCCGACACCAACCGCGAACAACTCGATAGCCTGTTCCACGCCATCGAACAGATGCGCAGCGACCTTGCAATCAGCGATCAACAGACCCAACGCCTGGCCCAGGCCGCCGTGCAAATGGAAGGTCAGGCCGAAACCATCAGCGAACGCCTCGCCGAAGTCGGGCTGGATGACTATCACCAGCGGGTTTATGACCTGGCCCGCGAAGGCGCGAGTCAGATTGCGGCACGCTTTGAAGCGGATATCGACGAGGGCCGCGTGAGCCTCGATGACCTGTTCGACCGCAATTACCAAACCATTCCCGGCACCAGCCCGGCCAAATACCAGACCCGCTTCGATCGCTACGCCGATCAGGTCTTGCCGGCGATCCAGGAACCCTTGTTGCCGCGTCATGAAGGCCTGGTGTTCGCCATCGCCTGTACGCAGCAGGGTTATGTGCCGACCCACAACAAGGTCTTCAGCCAACCCCTGACTGGTGATGCCCAGGTCGATACCTTGCAGAACCGCACCAAACGCAAATTCGCCGACCGCACCGGGATCCGCTGCGGCAGCCATCAACAGGCCGTACTGCTGCAAACCTACACCCGCGACACCGGGGAACTGATGCACGACCTTTCGGTGCCGATCATGCTCAAGGGCCGGCATTGGGGTGGTTTGCGGTTGGGTTACAAGCCGGAAAGCCCTCGTTGA
- a CDS encoding sugar ABC transporter ATP-binding protein encodes MFASATASSTPLVGIQPAATPVDEPYLLEIINVSKGFPGVVALSDVQLRVRPGSVLALMGENGAGKSTLMKIIAGIYQPDAGELRLRGKPVVFETPLAALQAGIAMIHQELNLMPHMSIAENIWIGREQLNGFHMIDHREMHRCTAKLLERLRINLDPEELVGNLSIAERQMVEIAKAVSYDSDILIMDEPTSAITDKEVAHLFSIIADLKSQGKGIIYITHKMNEVFSIADEVAVFRDGAYIGLQRADSMDGDSLISMMVGRELSQLFPVREKPIGDLLLSVRDLKLDGIFKDVSFDLHAGEILGIAGLMGSGRTNVAEAIFGITPSDGGEIRLDGEVVRISDPHMAIEKGFALLTEDRKLSGLFPCLSVLENMEMAVLPHYAGHGFIQQKALRALCEDMCKKLRVKTPSLEQCIDTLSGGNQQKALLARWLMTNPRILILDEPTRGIDVGAKAEIYRLISYLASEGMAVIMISSELPEVLGMSDRVMVMHEGDLMGTLDRSEATQERVMQLASGMSAVH; translated from the coding sequence ATGTTCGCTTCAGCGACTGCTTCGAGCACCCCGTTGGTGGGTATCCAGCCAGCTGCAACACCTGTCGATGAGCCGTACCTGCTGGAGATCATCAACGTCAGCAAGGGATTTCCCGGTGTGGTGGCCTTGTCCGATGTACAGCTTCGGGTACGTCCCGGTTCCGTGCTGGCGCTGATGGGCGAAAACGGCGCGGGCAAATCCACCCTGATGAAAATCATTGCCGGCATCTATCAACCGGACGCCGGTGAATTACGCCTGCGCGGCAAACCGGTGGTTTTCGAAACGCCACTGGCTGCGCTCCAGGCCGGGATCGCGATGATCCACCAGGAACTCAACCTGATGCCACATATGAGCATCGCCGAGAACATCTGGATCGGCCGTGAGCAGCTCAACGGTTTCCACATGATCGACCACCGTGAAATGCACCGCTGCACAGCGAAACTGCTGGAACGCCTACGGATCAACCTCGATCCAGAAGAGCTGGTCGGCAACCTGAGCATCGCCGAACGGCAGATGGTCGAGATCGCCAAGGCCGTGTCCTACGATTCCGACATCCTGATCATGGATGAACCGACCTCGGCCATCACCGACAAGGAAGTCGCGCATCTGTTCTCGATCATTGCCGACCTCAAGAGCCAGGGCAAAGGCATCATCTACATCACCCACAAAATGAACGAAGTGTTCAGCATCGCCGATGAAGTGGCGGTGTTCCGCGACGGCGCCTACATCGGCCTGCAACGGGCCGACAGCATGGACGGCGACAGCCTGATTTCGATGATGGTCGGCCGCGAGCTGAGCCAGTTGTTCCCGGTGCGTGAAAAACCGATCGGCGATCTGCTGCTGTCGGTGCGCGACCTGAAACTGGACGGCATTTTCAAGGATGTTTCCTTCGACCTGCACGCCGGCGAGATCCTCGGCATTGCCGGGTTGATGGGCTCAGGGCGGACTAACGTCGCCGAAGCGATTTTCGGTATCACCCCGAGCGACGGTGGCGAGATTCGCCTCGACGGCGAAGTGGTGCGCATCAGCGATCCGCACATGGCGATCGAAAAGGGCTTCGCGTTACTGACCGAGGATCGCAAGCTCAGCGGCCTGTTCCCGTGCCTGTCGGTGCTGGAGAACATGGAAATGGCGGTGTTGCCGCATTACGCCGGCCACGGTTTCATCCAGCAAAAAGCTTTGCGCGCCTTGTGCGAAGACATGTGCAAGAAGCTGCGGGTCAAAACCCCGTCGCTGGAGCAGTGCATCGACACGCTCTCCGGCGGTAATCAACAGAAAGCCTTGCTGGCGCGCTGGCTGATGACCAACCCACGAATCCTGATTCTCGACGAGCCGACTCGCGGTATCGACGTCGGCGCCAAGGCCGAGATCTACCGGCTTATTTCTTATCTCGCCAGCGAAGGCATGGCAGTGATCATGATTTCCTCGGAATTGCCCGAAGTGCTCGGCATGAGCGACCGGGTGATGGTCATGCACGAGGGCGACCTGATGGGCACCCTCGACCGCAGCGAAGCGACCCAGGAACGAGTGATGCAATTGGCCTCGGGTATGTCCGCAGTTCACTAA
- a CDS encoding Gfo/Idh/MocA family protein, producing MSLKLGVIGTGAIGQDHIRRCSQTLLNSQVVAVTDINLQQAAKVVSDLKLTAEVYPDGHALIQAPEVEAILVTSWGPSHEAFVLAAIAAGKPVFCEKPLAVTADGCRKIVEAEVAHGKRLVQVGFMRPYDEGYRALKAVIDSGQIGEPLMLHCAHRNPTVGGNYKTDMAITDTLIHELDVLRWLLDDDYVSVQVVFPRKSSKALAHLKDPQIVLLETAKGTRIDVEVFVNCQYGYDIQCEVVGETGIAKLPEPSQVQLRSGAKLSNAILMDWKDRFIAAYDVELQAFIDGVRAGQVGGPSAWDGFAAAVAADACIEAQNSGAIVKVALPDRPHFYG from the coding sequence ATGTCTTTGAAGCTTGGCGTCATCGGCACCGGGGCCATCGGCCAGGACCATATCCGTCGTTGCAGCCAGACCTTGCTTAATAGCCAGGTCGTTGCGGTGACCGACATCAACTTGCAGCAAGCCGCGAAGGTCGTGTCCGACCTGAAACTGACCGCCGAGGTCTATCCCGACGGCCACGCGCTGATCCAGGCGCCGGAGGTCGAAGCGATCCTCGTCACCTCCTGGGGCCCGAGCCACGAAGCGTTCGTGCTGGCGGCGATTGCGGCAGGTAAGCCGGTGTTCTGCGAGAAGCCGCTGGCGGTCACCGCTGATGGCTGCCGCAAAATCGTCGAGGCCGAAGTGGCCCACGGCAAACGCCTGGTGCAGGTCGGATTCATGCGCCCTTATGACGAGGGCTATCGGGCACTCAAAGCGGTGATCGACAGCGGGCAGATTGGTGAGCCGTTGATGTTGCACTGCGCGCACCGCAACCCGACCGTGGGGGGAAACTACAAGACCGACATGGCGATCACCGACACGCTGATCCATGAGCTGGACGTGTTGCGCTGGTTGCTCGATGACGATTACGTCTCGGTGCAAGTGGTGTTCCCGCGCAAGAGCAGCAAGGCGCTCGCGCATTTGAAAGACCCGCAGATCGTGCTGCTGGAAACCGCCAAGGGCACGCGCATCGATGTGGAGGTGTTCGTTAATTGCCAGTACGGCTACGACATCCAGTGCGAAGTGGTGGGGGAGACCGGCATCGCCAAACTGCCGGAACCGTCGCAGGTTCAGTTGCGCAGCGGGGCGAAGTTGTCCAATGCGATTTTGATGGACTGGAAGGATCGGTTTATTGCCGCGTACGACGTTGAGTTGCAGGCGTTCATCGATGGTGTGCGGGCCGGGCAGGTCGGTGGCCCGTCGGCGTGGGATGGCTTTGCCGCCGCCGTCGCAGCAGACGCGTGCATCGAAGCCCAGAACAGCGGGGCCATCGTCAAAGTTGCCCTCCCTGACCGCCCACACTTCTACGGCTAA
- a CDS encoding Gfo/Idh/MocA family protein, with product MRIGLVGYGHGGRFFHAPLISSLPAATFVGVVTRSAERRQLLAAEYPGVPAFDSIGQLVEAGIDVLVVSTPLKGRPALVLDGIEHGLAVVSDKPFAADAQQAQTLITMAERQGVQLSVYQNRRWDSDFLTVRKLIESGALGQVTRFESRIERYSPQAVNNGSGGGFLRDLGSHLVDQALLLFGPVTRVYAELDYLEKGQVFDNGFFMSLTHASGVTSHLGGSCLQNTPGPRFRVTGSQGCYSVDGLDGQEASALAGLSPKTEGERWGVEEHRRWGWFEQGEVRERVPSERGCWNQFYLQLQTALQSGGPLPVDARDALATTRVLDAARLSAERHQAVELSPFKSHGIKLE from the coding sequence ATGCGTATCGGACTTGTCGGTTACGGCCATGGCGGCCGGTTTTTCCATGCTCCGCTGATCAGCAGTTTGCCGGCGGCGACGTTCGTGGGTGTGGTCACCCGTTCAGCGGAGCGCCGACAGTTGCTGGCGGCCGAGTACCCTGGGGTGCCGGCGTTCGACAGCATCGGCCAACTGGTGGAGGCCGGGATCGATGTGCTGGTGGTGTCGACGCCACTCAAGGGCCGCCCGGCATTGGTGCTCGATGGCATTGAACACGGTTTAGCGGTGGTCAGCGACAAACCGTTTGCGGCCGATGCGCAACAGGCGCAAACCCTGATCACCATGGCCGAGCGCCAGGGCGTGCAGCTCAGCGTCTACCAGAACCGGCGCTGGGATTCGGACTTCCTGACTGTGCGCAAACTCATCGAATCCGGTGCGCTGGGCCAGGTGACCCGTTTCGAATCGCGGATCGAGCGTTACTCGCCGCAGGCGGTGAACAACGGCAGTGGCGGTGGTTTCCTGCGTGATCTCGGTAGCCATCTGGTGGATCAGGCGTTGCTGTTGTTCGGCCCGGTGACACGGGTCTACGCCGAACTGGATTACCTGGAAAAAGGCCAGGTTTTCGATAACGGCTTCTTTATGTCACTGACCCACGCCAGTGGCGTCACCTCCCACCTGGGTGGCAGTTGCCTGCAAAACACCCCTGGCCCGCGCTTTCGGGTGACCGGCAGCCAAGGCTGTTACAGCGTCGATGGCCTGGACGGGCAAGAAGCATCGGCGCTCGCCGGGCTCTCGCCGAAAACCGAAGGTGAGCGCTGGGGCGTTGAAGAGCATCGCCGTTGGGGCTGGTTCGAGCAGGGCGAAGTGCGCGAGCGGGTTCCTTCCGAGCGCGGCTGCTGGAATCAGTTCTATTTACAGCTACAAACCGCGTTGCAGAGCGGTGGCCCACTGCCCGTGGATGCCCGTGATGCACTGGCGACCACCCGCGTGCTAGACGCTGCGCGACTGAGTGCCGAGCGGCATCAGGCGGTGGAATTGAGCCCGTTCAAGAGTCATGGAATAAAATTAGAATAA
- a CDS encoding TraR/DksA family transcriptional regulator has translation MTKDKLLAMPADDYMNAEQHAFFFELLQNMKVETHERIEQNRIAIESLDTPADPADAASVEEERTWLVNAIDRDQRMLPQLEQALERIKEDSFGWCDDSGEAIGLKRLLISPTTKYCIEAQERHEQIDKHQRQA, from the coding sequence ATGACAAAGGACAAGTTGCTGGCCATGCCGGCGGATGACTACATGAATGCCGAGCAACATGCTTTTTTCTTTGAGCTGTTGCAGAACATGAAAGTCGAAACCCATGAGCGCATCGAACAGAACCGCATCGCCATCGAAAGCCTGGACACTCCGGCCGATCCGGCCGACGCTGCTTCTGTTGAAGAAGAGCGCACCTGGCTGGTGAACGCGATCGATCGCGACCAGCGCATGCTGCCTCAGTTGGAACAGGCTCTGGAACGCATCAAGGAAGACAGCTTTGGCTGGTGCGACGACAGCGGCGAGGCCATTGGCCTGAAGCGCCTGCTGATCAGCCCGACCACCAAGTACTGCATCGAAGCTCAAGAGCGTCACGAACAGATCGACAAGCACCAGCGTCAGGCCTGA
- the iolD gene encoding 3D-(3,5/4)-trihydroxycyclohexane-1,2-dione acylhydrolase (decyclizing), with the protein MTTTRLTMAQALVKFLDNQYIEVDGVQSKFIAGIFTIFGHGNVLGLGQALEQDSGDLIVHQGRNEQGMAHAAIGFAKQHLRRKIYACSSSVGPGAANMLTAAATATANRIPLLLLPGDVYACRQPDPVLQQIEQFHDLSISTNDAFKAVSKYWDRINRPEQLMTAAIHAMRVLTDPAETGAVTLALPQDVQAEAYEYPDYFLQKRVHRIERRPATEAMLGDALALFKGKRKPLIICGGGVRYSGANAALQAFAERFDIPFAETQAGKSAVVSSHPLNVGGIGETGCLAANLLAKDADLIIGIGTRYSDFTTASKSLFQHPDVQFLNLNISPCDALKLDGVQLLADARVGLQALAEALGDYRSAWGDQPRQAKAQLDEEVDRLYQVEYQSKDFIPEINDHMDPTVLREFIELTGSCLTQSRVLGVLNETLADDAVIVAAAGSLPGDLQRSWRSKGVNTYHVEYGYSCMGYEVNAALGVKLAEPDREVYALVGDGSYMMLHSELATSIQERRKINVVLLDNMTFGCINNLQMGNGMDSFGTEFRFRNPETGKLDGGFVPVDFAMSAAAYGCKTYKVHTVEELQAALADARLQTVSTLIDIKVLPKTMIHGYLSWWRVGVAQVSTSARTDAVAKTLNERLAKARQY; encoded by the coding sequence ATGACCACAACAAGACTGACCATGGCCCAGGCCCTGGTGAAATTCCTCGATAACCAGTACATCGAGGTCGATGGGGTCCAGAGCAAATTCATCGCCGGGATCTTTACCATTTTCGGCCACGGTAATGTGCTGGGCCTGGGGCAAGCCCTGGAACAGGACAGCGGCGACCTGATCGTCCATCAGGGGCGCAACGAGCAAGGCATGGCCCACGCGGCCATCGGTTTCGCCAAGCAACACCTGCGGCGCAAGATCTACGCCTGCTCCTCATCGGTAGGGCCGGGCGCGGCGAACATGCTGACCGCCGCCGCGACGGCGACCGCCAACCGTATTCCCTTGCTGCTGTTGCCCGGCGACGTTTATGCCTGCCGCCAGCCAGACCCGGTGCTGCAACAGATCGAACAGTTCCACGACCTGAGCATCAGCACCAACGACGCGTTCAAAGCCGTGAGCAAATACTGGGACCGTATCAACCGTCCCGAGCAACTCATGACGGCGGCGATCCACGCTATGCGCGTGCTCACCGACCCTGCCGAAACCGGCGCGGTGACCCTGGCCTTGCCACAAGATGTGCAAGCCGAGGCCTACGAATACCCCGATTATTTCCTGCAAAAACGCGTGCACCGCATCGAGCGTCGTCCGGCGACAGAAGCGATGCTCGGTGATGCGCTGGCGCTGTTCAAAGGCAAGCGCAAGCCGCTGATCATTTGCGGTGGCGGGGTCAGATACTCCGGTGCCAATGCCGCGTTGCAGGCGTTTGCCGAGCGCTTCGATATTCCCTTCGCCGAAACCCAGGCCGGCAAGAGTGCGGTGGTGTCCAGTCACCCGCTGAACGTCGGCGGCATTGGCGAAACCGGTTGCCTGGCGGCGAATCTGTTGGCCAAAGACGCGGATCTGATCATCGGCATCGGCACCCGCTACAGCGATTTCACCACCGCGTCGAAATCCCTGTTCCAGCACCCCGACGTGCAATTTCTCAATCTGAACATCAGCCCCTGCGATGCCTTGAAACTCGACGGCGTGCAGCTGCTGGCGGATGCCAGAGTCGGCTTGCAAGCCTTGGCTGAAGCCTTGGGCGATTATCGTTCTGCGTGGGGCGATCAACCGCGTCAGGCCAAGGCGCAACTGGACGAGGAAGTCGACCGCCTCTATCAGGTCGAATACCAGAGCAAAGACTTCATCCCGGAAATCAACGACCACATGGACCCGACGGTGCTGCGCGAATTCATCGAGCTGACCGGTTCCTGCCTGACCCAGAGCCGCGTGCTCGGCGTGCTCAACGAAACCCTCGCCGATGACGCCGTGATCGTCGCCGCCGCCGGCAGTTTGCCTGGTGACTTGCAGCGCAGCTGGCGCAGCAAGGGCGTGAACACCTATCACGTCGAGTACGGCTATTCCTGCATGGGTTACGAGGTCAACGCCGCACTGGGCGTGAAACTCGCCGAGCCGGATCGCGAGGTCTATGCGCTGGTCGGCGATGGCTCTTACATGATGCTGCATTCGGAACTGGCGACCTCGATTCAGGAGCGACGCAAGATCAACGTGGTCCTGCTGGACAACATGACCTTCGGTTGCATCAACAACCTGCAGATGGGCAACGGCATGGACAGCTTCGGCACCGAGTTCCGGTTCCGCAACCCGGAAACCGGCAAGCTCGACGGCGGGTTCGTGCCGGTGGATTTCGCCATGAGCGCGGCGGCTTATGGCTGCAAGACCTACAAGGTGCACACCGTTGAAGAGTTGCAAGCCGCATTGGCCGATGCGCGCTTGCAGACGGTGTCGACGCTGATCGACATCAAGGTCCTGCCCAAAACCATGATTCATGGCTACCTGTCGTGGTGGCGAGTCGGCGTGGCGCAAGTCTCCACCAGCGCTCGCACCGATGCGGTGGCCAAGACCCTGAATGAACGACTGGCAAAGGCCCGTCAGTACTGA
- a CDS encoding DUF2789 domain-containing protein, with translation MDSPTHDLKGLFDQLGLDSSEKAIDDFIASHSPLADDKKLIDAEFWTPQQAGFLKEQLREDADWARVVDDLNLRMHQIH, from the coding sequence ATGGATTCACCTACACACGACTTGAAAGGCTTGTTCGACCAACTCGGTCTGGACTCCAGCGAGAAGGCCATCGACGATTTCATTGCCAGCCATTCACCCCTGGCCGACGACAAGAAACTCATCGATGCCGAGTTCTGGACCCCGCAGCAAGCAGGCTTCCTGAAAGAACAATTGCGTGAAGACGCGGATTGGGCGCGGGTGGTCGACGATTTGAACCTGCGTATGCATCAGATCCACTAA
- a CDS encoding ABC transporter permease yields MNAILENKPATAPVKSRRRFPTELSIFLVLIGIGLVFEVFGWIVRDQSFLMNSQRLVLMILQVSIIGLLAIGVTQVIITTGIDLSSGSVLALSAMIAASLAQTSDFTRAVFPSLTDLPVWIPVIVGLGVGLLAGAINGSIIAITGIPPFIATLGMMVSARGLARYYTEGQPVSMLSDSYTAIGHGAMPVIIFLVVAVIFHIALRYTKYGKYTYAIGGNMQAARTSGINVKRHLVIVYSIAGLLAGLAGVVASARAATGQAGMGMSYELDAIAAAVIGGTSLAGGVGRITGTVIGALILGVMASGFTFVGVDAYIQDIIKGLIIVVAVVIDQYRNKRKLKR; encoded by the coding sequence ATGAACGCGATACTGGAAAACAAGCCAGCAACCGCACCGGTCAAGAGTCGCCGGCGCTTTCCAACCGAGTTGAGTATTTTCCTGGTGCTGATTGGCATCGGCCTGGTCTTTGAAGTGTTTGGCTGGATCGTGCGCGACCAGAGCTTCCTGATGAACTCCCAGCGTCTGGTGCTGATGATCCTGCAGGTGTCGATCATCGGTCTGCTGGCGATCGGCGTGACCCAGGTCATCATCACCACGGGTATCGACCTGTCTTCCGGCTCGGTGCTGGCGCTGTCGGCGATGATCGCTGCCAGCCTGGCGCAGACATCGGACTTCACCCGGGCGGTGTTCCCGTCGCTGACTGACTTGCCAGTGTGGATCCCGGTGATTGTCGGGCTCGGGGTAGGGCTGCTGGCGGGGGCGATCAACGGCAGCATCATTGCCATTACCGGTATCCCGCCGTTCATTGCCACCCTCGGCATGATGGTCTCGGCCCGTGGCCTCGCGCGTTACTACACCGAAGGTCAACCGGTGAGCATGCTCTCGGATTCCTACACGGCGATCGGACACGGCGCGATGCCGGTGATCATTTTCCTGGTGGTCGCGGTGATCTTTCACATCGCCCTGCGTTACACCAAGTATGGCAAGTACACCTACGCCATCGGCGGCAACATGCAGGCGGCGCGCACCTCGGGGATCAATGTCAAGCGGCATCTGGTGATCGTCTACAGCATCGCCGGTTTGCTGGCAGGCCTGGCGGGTGTGGTGGCATCGGCACGGGCCGCGACCGGGCAGGCCGGGATGGGCATGTCCTATGAACTGGACGCGATTGCCGCGGCAGTGATCGGCGGCACCAGCCTGGCCGGCGGAGTAGGGCGCATCACCGGCACGGTCATCGGCGCACTGATCCTTGGGGTCATGGCCAGCGGTTTCACCTTCGTCGGCGTCGATGCCTACATTCAGGACATCATCAAAGGCCTGATCATCGTGGTGGCTGTGGTCATCGATCAGTACCGCAACAAGCGCAAACTCAAGCGCTGA
- a CDS encoding sugar ABC transporter substrate-binding protein: protein MKTKIRFASLALSLMFASGAALADMKIGVSMSQFDDTWLTYLRESMDKKAKSYPEGVQLQFEDARSDVVKQLSQVESFISQKVDAIVVNPVDTAATKKITEAAVKAGIPLVYVNRRPDDLKLPKGVVTVASNDLEAGEMQMQYLADKMGGKGDIVILLGDLANNSTTNRTKGVKDVLAKYPNIKIEQEQTGIWLRDKGMTLVNDWLTQGRKFDAVIANNDEMAIGAAMALQQAGVEKGSVLIAGVDGTPDGLNAIKKGNMAVSVFQDAKGQADGSIDTAVKMAKNEPVEQAVWVPYRLITPRNVDTFK, encoded by the coding sequence ATGAAGACCAAGATCCGCTTCGCCTCACTTGCCTTGTCCCTGATGTTCGCCAGTGGCGCGGCGCTTGCCGATATGAAGATCGGCGTCAGCATGTCCCAATTCGATGACACCTGGCTGACCTACCTGCGCGAATCCATGGACAAGAAAGCCAAGTCCTACCCCGAGGGCGTGCAGCTGCAATTCGAAGACGCCCGCAGCGACGTGGTCAAGCAGTTGAGCCAGGTCGAAAGCTTCATCAGCCAGAAGGTCGATGCCATCGTGGTCAACCCGGTGGATACCGCCGCCACCAAAAAAATCACTGAAGCCGCGGTCAAGGCCGGCATCCCGCTGGTCTACGTCAACCGCCGCCCCGATGACCTGAAGCTGCCCAAAGGCGTGGTCACTGTCGCCTCCAACGATCTGGAGGCCGGTGAAATGCAGATGCAGTACCTGGCCGACAAAATGGGCGGCAAGGGCGACATCGTGATTCTGCTGGGCGACCTCGCGAACAACTCCACCACCAACCGTACGAAGGGCGTCAAAGACGTTCTGGCCAAATACCCGAACATCAAGATCGAGCAAGAGCAGACTGGTATCTGGTTGCGGGACAAGGGCATGACCCTGGTCAACGACTGGCTGACCCAGGGCCGCAAGTTCGACGCGGTCATCGCCAACAACGACGAAATGGCCATTGGTGCTGCGATGGCCCTGCAACAGGCCGGCGTCGAGAAAGGCAGTGTGCTGATCGCCGGTGTCGACGGAACGCCGGACGGTCTGAATGCGATCAAGAAAGGCAACATGGCCGTCTCGGTGTTCCAGGATGCCAAGGGTCAGGCCGACGGTTCGATCGACACCGCTGTGAAAATGGCCAAAAACGAGCCGGTCGAACAGGCCGTGTGGGTGCCATACCGCTTGATCACCCCGCGGAACGTCGACACGTTCAAATAG